In Camelus bactrianus isolate YW-2024 breed Bactrian camel chromosome 18, ASM4877302v1, whole genome shotgun sequence, one DNA window encodes the following:
- the ROGDI gene encoding protein rogdi homolog isoform X1 — MATVMAATTAERAVLEEEFRWLLHDEVHAVLRQLQDILKEASLRFTLPGSGTEGPTKQENFILGSCGTDQVKGVLTLQGDALSQADVNLKTPRNNQLLHFAFREDKQWKLQQIQDARNHVSQAIYLLTNRDESYQFRTGAEVLKLMDAVMLQLTRARNRLTTPATLTLPEIAASGLTRMFAPALPSDLLVNVYINLNKLCLTVYQLHALQPNSSKNFRPSGGAVLHSPGAMFEWGTQRLEVSHVHKVECVIPWLNDALVFFTVSLQLCQQLKDKISVFSSYWSYRPF; from the exons ATGGCGACCGTGATGGCAGCGACGACGGCGGAGCGGGCGGTGCTG GAGGAGGAGTTCCGCTGGCTGTTGCACGACGAGGTGCACGCCGTGCTGAGGCAGCTGCAGGACATCCTCAAG GAGGCCTCTCTCCGCTTCACTCTGCCAGGTTCAGGCACCGAGGGGCCCACCAAGCAGGAGAACTTCATCCTGGGCAGCTGTGG TACAGACCAGGTGAAGGGCGTGCTGACTCTACAAGGGGATGCACTGAGCCAGGCG GACGTGAACCTGAAGACGCCCCGTAACAACCAGCTGCTGCACTTCGCCTTCCGGGAGGACAAGCAGTGGAAGCTGCAGCAG ATCCAGGATGCCAGGAACCACGTGAGCCAAGCCATTTACCTCCTCACCAACCGGGATGAGAGCTACCAGTTCCGGACGGGAGCAGAGGTCCTCAAG CTGATGGACGCTGTGATGCTGCAGCTGACTAGAGCCCGAAACCGGCTCACCACCCCAGCCACCCTCACCCTGCCTGAGATCGCTGCCAGCGGCCTCACG AGGATGTTCGCCCCGGCCCTGCCCTCCGACCTGCTGGTCAACGTCTACATCAACCTCAACAAGCTCTGTCTCACCGTGTATCAGCTGCATGCTCTGCAGCCCAATTCCAGCAAG AACTTCCGCCCATCTGGAGGCGCAGTGCTCCACAGCCCCGGGGCCATGTT TGAGTGGGGTACACAGCGTCTGGAGGTGAGTCACGTGCACAAGGTGGAGTGTGTGATCCCGTGGCTCAATGATGCCCTCGTCTTCTTCACCGTCTCCCTGCAGCTGTGCCAGCAGCTCAAGGATAAG ATCTCCGTGTTCTCCAGCTACTGGAGCTACAGGCCTTTCTGA
- the ROGDI gene encoding protein rogdi homolog isoform X3 yields the protein MATVMAATTAERAVLEEEFRWLLHDEVHAVLRQLQDILKEASLRFTLPGSGTEGPTKQENFILGSCGTDQVKGVLTLQGDALSQADVNLKTPRNNQLLHFAFREDKQWKLQQIQDARNHVSQAIYLLTNRDESYQFRTGAEVLKRMFAPALPSDLLVNVYINLNKLCLTVYQLHALQPNSSKNFRPSGGAVLHSPGAMFEWGTQRLEVSHVHKVECVIPWLNDALVFFTVSLQLCQQLKDKISVFSSYWSYRPF from the exons ATGGCGACCGTGATGGCAGCGACGACGGCGGAGCGGGCGGTGCTG GAGGAGGAGTTCCGCTGGCTGTTGCACGACGAGGTGCACGCCGTGCTGAGGCAGCTGCAGGACATCCTCAAG GAGGCCTCTCTCCGCTTCACTCTGCCAGGTTCAGGCACCGAGGGGCCCACCAAGCAGGAGAACTTCATCCTGGGCAGCTGTGG TACAGACCAGGTGAAGGGCGTGCTGACTCTACAAGGGGATGCACTGAGCCAGGCG GACGTGAACCTGAAGACGCCCCGTAACAACCAGCTGCTGCACTTCGCCTTCCGGGAGGACAAGCAGTGGAAGCTGCAGCAG ATCCAGGATGCCAGGAACCACGTGAGCCAAGCCATTTACCTCCTCACCAACCGGGATGAGAGCTACCAGTTCCGGACGGGAGCAGAGGTCCTCAAG AGGATGTTCGCCCCGGCCCTGCCCTCCGACCTGCTGGTCAACGTCTACATCAACCTCAACAAGCTCTGTCTCACCGTGTATCAGCTGCATGCTCTGCAGCCCAATTCCAGCAAG AACTTCCGCCCATCTGGAGGCGCAGTGCTCCACAGCCCCGGGGCCATGTT TGAGTGGGGTACACAGCGTCTGGAGGTGAGTCACGTGCACAAGGTGGAGTGTGTGATCCCGTGGCTCAATGATGCCCTCGTCTTCTTCACCGTCTCCCTGCAGCTGTGCCAGCAGCTCAAGGATAAG ATCTCCGTGTTCTCCAGCTACTGGAGCTACAGGCCTTTCTGA
- the SEPTIN12 gene encoding septin-12 isoform X2, translating to MDPLRQPPSPCSPRPSSPRTQSCEMLGYVGIEAVLDQLKIKAMKMGFEFNIMVVGQSGLGKSTMVNTLFKSKMWKSTLPGLGVPTPKTLQLQSVTHVIEEKGVKLKLTVTDTPGFGDQINNDKCWDPILGYINEQYERYLQEEILITRQRHIPDTRVHCCVYFVPPTGHCLRPLDIEFLQRLCQTVNVVPVIARADSLTIEEREAFRRRIQHNLRTHCIEVYPQKCFDEDINDRILNSKIRQERIPFAVVGADREHLVNGRCVLGRKTKWGIIEVENMAHCEFPLLRDLLIRTHLQDLKDITHNIHYENYRVFRLNKSHVLPRGPGWVNLAPGPAPSPASPQATPRTMKVCRWTQDNSDDEC from the exons ATGGACCCCCTgaggcagcccccctccccctgctcacCAAGGCCTTCCAGCCCCAGGACACAATCCTGCGAGATGCTTGGTTACGTGGGCATCGAGGCCGTGCTGGACCAACTGAAGATCAAGGCCATGAAGATGGGGTTTGAGTTCAACATCATGGTGGTGG GGCAGAGCGGGCTTGGCAAGTCCACGATGGTGAACACGCTCTTTAAGTCCAAGATGTGGAAGTCCACCCTGCCAGGCCTGGGGGTGCCCACGCCCAAAACGCTGCAGCTGCAGTCGGTGACCCACG TCATCGAGGAGAAGGGCGTGAAGCTTAAGCTGACCGTGACTGACACACCCGGCTTCGGGGACCAGATCAACAATGACAAATG CTGGGACCCAATCCTGGGCTACATCAATGAGCAGTACGAGCGGTACCTGCAGGAGGAGATTCTCATCACCCGCCAGCGCCACATCCCTGACACCCGGGTGCACTGCTGCGTGTACTTCGTGCCACCCACCGGACACTG CCTGCGGCCCCTGGACATTGAATTCCTGCAGCGCCTCTGCCAGACTGTGAATGTGGTGCCCGTGATTGCCCGGGCTGACAGCTTGACCATTGAGGAACGAGAGGCCTTCAGGCGCAGG ATCCAGCATAACCTGAGGACCCACTGCATCGAGGTGTACCCCCAGAAGTGCTTCGATGAGGACATCAATGACAGGATCCTCAATAGCAAGATCCGG CAG GAACGGATCCCCTTTGCTGTGGTCGGGGCCGACCGAGAGCACCTGGTGAATGGGAGATGTGTCCTGGGCCGGAAGACGAAGTGGGGCATCATTGAAG TGGAGAACATGGCTCATTGTGAGTTCCCCCTCCTGAGAGACTTGCTCATCCG CACCCACCTCCAAGACCTGAAGGACATCACCCATAACATCCACTACGAGAACTACCGTGTCTTCAGACTGAACAAAAGCCACGTGCTGCCCCGTGGGCCCGGCTGGGTGAACCTGGCCCCGGGcccggcccccagccctgccagtcCCCAGGCCACCCCCCGGACCATGAAGGTCTGCCGGTGGACCCAGGACAACTCGGACGATGAATGCTAA
- the SMIM22 gene encoding small integral membrane protein 22 isoform X1 — MRIRKQEVVCAPRTQDRSGWGSPEAGLGMGLPGKGGTQDLPAEMALSTEDLKQELNATVQQVLGKLRSGQLFQSKWDTAAFLIFLIFLGIVLLLLLLVCFHCCCPDCCQHHSPRSQKKNSRGFDNLALEP, encoded by the exons ATGCGGATCCGGAAGCAGGAAGTAGTCTGTgctcccaggacccaggaccGGTCTGGCTGGGGGAGCCCAGAGGCAGGTCTGGGGATGGGGCTACCGGGAAAGG GTGGCACCCAGGACCTTCCTGCTGAGATGGCCTTGTCGACGGAGGACCTGAAGCAGGAGCTGAATGCTACAGTCCAGCAAGTGCTGGGGAAACTAAGGAGTGGCCAGCTGTTCCAGTCCAAGTGGGACACCGCTGCGttcctcatcttcctcatctttCTCG GAATcgtgctgctcctgctgctgctcgTCTGCTTCCACTGCTGCTGCCCTGACTGCTGCCAGCACCACTCCCCCAGGTCCCAGAAG AAAAACTCCCGGGGATTTGATAACTTGGCCCTGGAACCTTAG
- the SMIM22 gene encoding small integral membrane protein 22 isoform X2, whose translation MRIRKQEVVCAPRTQDRSGWGSPEAGGTQDLPAEMALSTEDLKQELNATVQQVLGKLRSGQLFQSKWDTAAFLIFLIFLGIVLLLLLLVCFHCCCPDCCQHHSPRSQKKNSRGFDNLALEP comes from the exons ATGCGGATCCGGAAGCAGGAAGTAGTCTGTgctcccaggacccaggaccGGTCTGGCTGGGGGAGCCCAGAGGCAG GTGGCACCCAGGACCTTCCTGCTGAGATGGCCTTGTCGACGGAGGACCTGAAGCAGGAGCTGAATGCTACAGTCCAGCAAGTGCTGGGGAAACTAAGGAGTGGCCAGCTGTTCCAGTCCAAGTGGGACACCGCTGCGttcctcatcttcctcatctttCTCG GAATcgtgctgctcctgctgctgctcgTCTGCTTCCACTGCTGCTGCCCTGACTGCTGCCAGCACCACTCCCCCAGGTCCCAGAAG AAAAACTCCCGGGGATTTGATAACTTGGCCCTGGAACCTTAG
- the ROGDI gene encoding protein rogdi homolog isoform X2, which yields MATVMAATTAERAVLEEEFRWLLHDEVHAVLRQLQDILKEASLRFTLPGSGTEGPTKQENFILGSCGTDQVKGVLTLQGDALSQAIQDARNHVSQAIYLLTNRDESYQFRTGAEVLKLMDAVMLQLTRARNRLTTPATLTLPEIAASGLTRMFAPALPSDLLVNVYINLNKLCLTVYQLHALQPNSSKNFRPSGGAVLHSPGAMFEWGTQRLEVSHVHKVECVIPWLNDALVFFTVSLQLCQQLKDKISVFSSYWSYRPF from the exons ATGGCGACCGTGATGGCAGCGACGACGGCGGAGCGGGCGGTGCTG GAGGAGGAGTTCCGCTGGCTGTTGCACGACGAGGTGCACGCCGTGCTGAGGCAGCTGCAGGACATCCTCAAG GAGGCCTCTCTCCGCTTCACTCTGCCAGGTTCAGGCACCGAGGGGCCCACCAAGCAGGAGAACTTCATCCTGGGCAGCTGTGG TACAGACCAGGTGAAGGGCGTGCTGACTCTACAAGGGGATGCACTGAGCCAGGCG ATCCAGGATGCCAGGAACCACGTGAGCCAAGCCATTTACCTCCTCACCAACCGGGATGAGAGCTACCAGTTCCGGACGGGAGCAGAGGTCCTCAAG CTGATGGACGCTGTGATGCTGCAGCTGACTAGAGCCCGAAACCGGCTCACCACCCCAGCCACCCTCACCCTGCCTGAGATCGCTGCCAGCGGCCTCACG AGGATGTTCGCCCCGGCCCTGCCCTCCGACCTGCTGGTCAACGTCTACATCAACCTCAACAAGCTCTGTCTCACCGTGTATCAGCTGCATGCTCTGCAGCCCAATTCCAGCAAG AACTTCCGCCCATCTGGAGGCGCAGTGCTCCACAGCCCCGGGGCCATGTT TGAGTGGGGTACACAGCGTCTGGAGGTGAGTCACGTGCACAAGGTGGAGTGTGTGATCCCGTGGCTCAATGATGCCCTCGTCTTCTTCACCGTCTCCCTGCAGCTGTGCCAGCAGCTCAAGGATAAG ATCTCCGTGTTCTCCAGCTACTGGAGCTACAGGCCTTTCTGA
- the SMIM22 gene encoding small integral membrane protein 22 isoform X3, producing MALSTEDLKQELNATVQQVLGKLRSGQLFQSKWDTAAFLIFLIFLGIVLLLLLLVCFHCCCPDCCQHHSPRSQKKNSRGFDNLALEP from the exons ATGGCCTTGTCGACGGAGGACCTGAAGCAGGAGCTGAATGCTACAGTCCAGCAAGTGCTGGGGAAACTAAGGAGTGGCCAGCTGTTCCAGTCCAAGTGGGACACCGCTGCGttcctcatcttcctcatctttCTCG GAATcgtgctgctcctgctgctgctcgTCTGCTTCCACTGCTGCTGCCCTGACTGCTGCCAGCACCACTCCCCCAGGTCCCAGAAG AAAAACTCCCGGGGATTTGATAACTTGGCCCTGGAACCTTAG
- the SEPTIN12 gene encoding septin-12 isoform X3: MDPLRQPPSPCSPRPSSPRTQSCEMLGYVGIEAVLDQLKIKAMKMGFEFNIMVVGQSGLGKSTMVNTLFKSKMWKSTLPGLGVPTPKTLQLQSVTHVIEEKGVKLKLTVTDTPGFGDQINNDKCLRPLDIEFLQRLCQTVNVVPVIARADSLTIEEREAFRRRIQHNLRTHCIEVYPQKCFDEDINDRILNSKIRERIPFAVVGADREHLVNGRCVLGRKTKWGIIEVENMAHCEFPLLRDLLIRTHLQDLKDITHNIHYENYRVFRLNKSHVLPRGPGWVNLAPGPAPSPASPQATPRTMKVCRWTQDNSDDEC; encoded by the exons ATGGACCCCCTgaggcagcccccctccccctgctcacCAAGGCCTTCCAGCCCCAGGACACAATCCTGCGAGATGCTTGGTTACGTGGGCATCGAGGCCGTGCTGGACCAACTGAAGATCAAGGCCATGAAGATGGGGTTTGAGTTCAACATCATGGTGGTGG GGCAGAGCGGGCTTGGCAAGTCCACGATGGTGAACACGCTCTTTAAGTCCAAGATGTGGAAGTCCACCCTGCCAGGCCTGGGGGTGCCCACGCCCAAAACGCTGCAGCTGCAGTCGGTGACCCACG TCATCGAGGAGAAGGGCGTGAAGCTTAAGCTGACCGTGACTGACACACCCGGCTTCGGGGACCAGATCAACAATGACAAATG CCTGCGGCCCCTGGACATTGAATTCCTGCAGCGCCTCTGCCAGACTGTGAATGTGGTGCCCGTGATTGCCCGGGCTGACAGCTTGACCATTGAGGAACGAGAGGCCTTCAGGCGCAGG ATCCAGCATAACCTGAGGACCCACTGCATCGAGGTGTACCCCCAGAAGTGCTTCGATGAGGACATCAATGACAGGATCCTCAATAGCAAGATCCGG GAACGGATCCCCTTTGCTGTGGTCGGGGCCGACCGAGAGCACCTGGTGAATGGGAGATGTGTCCTGGGCCGGAAGACGAAGTGGGGCATCATTGAAG TGGAGAACATGGCTCATTGTGAGTTCCCCCTCCTGAGAGACTTGCTCATCCG CACCCACCTCCAAGACCTGAAGGACATCACCCATAACATCCACTACGAGAACTACCGTGTCTTCAGACTGAACAAAAGCCACGTGCTGCCCCGTGGGCCCGGCTGGGTGAACCTGGCCCCGGGcccggcccccagccctgccagtcCCCAGGCCACCCCCCGGACCATGAAGGTCTGCCGGTGGACCCAGGACAACTCGGACGATGAATGCTAA
- the SEPTIN12 gene encoding septin-12 isoform X1: MDPLRQPPSPCSPRPSSPRTQSCEMLGYVGIEAVLDQLKIKAMKMGFEFNIMVVGQSGLGKSTMVNTLFKSKMWKSTLPGLGVPTPKTLQLQSVTHVIEEKGVKLKLTVTDTPGFGDQINNDKCWDPILGYINEQYERYLQEEILITRQRHIPDTRVHCCVYFVPPTGHCLRPLDIEFLQRLCQTVNVVPVIARADSLTIEEREAFRRRIQHNLRTHCIEVYPQKCFDEDINDRILNSKIRERIPFAVVGADREHLVNGRCVLGRKTKWGIIEVENMAHCEFPLLRDLLIRTHLQDLKDITHNIHYENYRVFRLNKSHVLPRGPGWVNLAPGPAPSPASPQATPRTMKVCRWTQDNSDDEC, encoded by the exons ATGGACCCCCTgaggcagcccccctccccctgctcacCAAGGCCTTCCAGCCCCAGGACACAATCCTGCGAGATGCTTGGTTACGTGGGCATCGAGGCCGTGCTGGACCAACTGAAGATCAAGGCCATGAAGATGGGGTTTGAGTTCAACATCATGGTGGTGG GGCAGAGCGGGCTTGGCAAGTCCACGATGGTGAACACGCTCTTTAAGTCCAAGATGTGGAAGTCCACCCTGCCAGGCCTGGGGGTGCCCACGCCCAAAACGCTGCAGCTGCAGTCGGTGACCCACG TCATCGAGGAGAAGGGCGTGAAGCTTAAGCTGACCGTGACTGACACACCCGGCTTCGGGGACCAGATCAACAATGACAAATG CTGGGACCCAATCCTGGGCTACATCAATGAGCAGTACGAGCGGTACCTGCAGGAGGAGATTCTCATCACCCGCCAGCGCCACATCCCTGACACCCGGGTGCACTGCTGCGTGTACTTCGTGCCACCCACCGGACACTG CCTGCGGCCCCTGGACATTGAATTCCTGCAGCGCCTCTGCCAGACTGTGAATGTGGTGCCCGTGATTGCCCGGGCTGACAGCTTGACCATTGAGGAACGAGAGGCCTTCAGGCGCAGG ATCCAGCATAACCTGAGGACCCACTGCATCGAGGTGTACCCCCAGAAGTGCTTCGATGAGGACATCAATGACAGGATCCTCAATAGCAAGATCCGG GAACGGATCCCCTTTGCTGTGGTCGGGGCCGACCGAGAGCACCTGGTGAATGGGAGATGTGTCCTGGGCCGGAAGACGAAGTGGGGCATCATTGAAG TGGAGAACATGGCTCATTGTGAGTTCCCCCTCCTGAGAGACTTGCTCATCCG CACCCACCTCCAAGACCTGAAGGACATCACCCATAACATCCACTACGAGAACTACCGTGTCTTCAGACTGAACAAAAGCCACGTGCTGCCCCGTGGGCCCGGCTGGGTGAACCTGGCCCCGGGcccggcccccagccctgccagtcCCCAGGCCACCCCCCGGACCATGAAGGTCTGCCGGTGGACCCAGGACAACTCGGACGATGAATGCTAA